The following proteins come from a genomic window of Flavobacteriaceae bacterium MAR_2010_188:
- a CDS encoding argininosuccinate lyase, with protein sequence MKLWEKGIPIDKKIEQFTVGNDREVDLYIATYDVKASLAHARMLKKIGILDSDELVKIESGLQSLSDEIENGTFMIEDDFEDVHSKIEFELTKKYGDVGKKIHTARSRNDQVLVALQLYYKENLGLILRKTHTLFETLLGMAQTHKNAVLPGYTHLQVAMPSSFGLWFSAYAEILIDDVYLLQAAQKTVDQNPLGSAAGYGSSFPIDREFTTEEMNFSTLKYNVVAAQLSRGKSERTIALALGSLCNTLARFAMDICLYNSQNFGFISFPDQLTTGSSIMPHKKNPDVFELLRGKSNKIQALHTEMVLITNNLPSGYHRDFQLLKENMINAIEEVKDILEIFDYSIRQTIVNKIDITDAKYQYLFTVDNINTLVENGMSFREAYQKIGTEVQDGTYTPDMSKRHSHVGSIHNLALDKIKNKFPEL encoded by the coding sequence ATGAAACTCTGGGAAAAAGGAATACCGATAGATAAGAAAATCGAACAGTTTACCGTCGGGAATGATCGTGAAGTAGACCTTTATATTGCGACATATGATGTTAAGGCTTCTCTCGCACACGCGAGAATGCTCAAGAAAATTGGGATTTTAGATTCGGATGAACTTGTAAAAATCGAATCTGGTTTACAGTCACTATCCGATGAGATTGAAAACGGAACGTTTATGATTGAAGATGACTTTGAAGATGTTCATTCTAAAATCGAGTTTGAGTTGACCAAGAAATATGGTGATGTGGGAAAAAAAATCCATACCGCTCGATCACGAAATGATCAGGTTTTGGTAGCGCTTCAATTGTACTATAAAGAAAATCTTGGCCTGATTCTGCGTAAAACTCATACACTTTTTGAAACGTTGTTAGGTATGGCCCAAACCCACAAAAATGCAGTTCTGCCGGGTTATACGCATTTACAGGTTGCAATGCCTTCATCTTTTGGTCTTTGGTTTTCTGCCTACGCAGAAATTTTGATTGATGATGTTTATTTGCTGCAAGCCGCGCAAAAAACGGTAGACCAAAACCCATTGGGTTCGGCGGCGGGCTACGGTAGTTCATTCCCTATTGATCGTGAATTTACCACTGAAGAAATGAATTTTTCAACCTTAAAATACAACGTAGTTGCCGCACAATTAAGCCGTGGCAAAAGTGAAAGGACCATTGCTCTAGCACTTGGCAGCCTTTGTAATACCTTGGCAAGATTTGCGATGGATATCTGTCTTTATAATTCGCAGAATTTCGGATTTATTTCTTTTCCGGATCAACTTACAACCGGCAGTAGTATCATGCCACATAAAAAGAACCCCGATGTTTTTGAACTTCTTCGTGGAAAAAGCAATAAAATCCAGGCATTACATACCGAGATGGTCCTGATCACCAACAATCTTCCAAGCGGTTATCACAGGGATTTTCAGCTTTTAAAGGAAAACATGATAAATGCGATTGAGGAAGTCAAAGATATTCTGGAGATTTTCGATTATTCCATTAGACAGACGATCGTCAACAAAATAGATATTACTGATGCTAAATATCAATATCTATTTACGGTAGATAACATAAATACTTTAGTTGAAAATGGGATGAGTTTTCGGGAAGCTTATCAGAAGATTGGCACTGAGGTCCAAGATGGAACATACACGCCAGATATGTCTAAACGACACTCCCATGTTGGAAGCATACACAATCTTGCCTTAGATAAGATTAAGAATAAATTTCCGGAATTATAA
- a CDS encoding acetylornithine deacetylase, which yields MEKLTNKAIELLKKLIETPSFSSEEDQTASLIERWFKDLSISTTRTKNNIWAVNKHFDSSKPTILLNSHHDTVKPNNGYTKDPFKYVVEDGKLYGLGSNDAGGCLVSLMATFAHFYEAENLTYNLVIVCSAEEESSGDNGLKSMLSVIPKIEVAIVGEPTLMNLAVAEKGLVVFDAIVKGTPGHAAHPNDNNAIYNCIDVLKWFKDYKFEKSSEALGAVKMTVTQIEAGKQHNAIPAEVKLVVDVRVNDCYSNQDIVDILQKESPCDEIIPRGLKLNSSSIPLQHPLVKAGIEMGRKTYGSPTLSDQAVLSCPSLKLGPGDSTRSHSADEYIYIEEIEEGIKIYLELLDRVLRSSYQVFSIKY from the coding sequence ATGGAAAAGTTGACCAATAAAGCTATTGAGCTATTAAAAAAATTGATTGAAACGCCATCGTTTTCATCTGAAGAAGACCAAACCGCTTCGCTAATCGAAAGATGGTTTAAGGATTTAAGTATTTCAACAACAAGGACCAAAAACAATATTTGGGCGGTCAATAAACATTTTGATTCCTCCAAACCGACAATTTTATTAAATTCTCATCACGATACGGTTAAACCAAATAATGGATATACCAAAGACCCATTCAAGTATGTTGTTGAAGATGGTAAATTATACGGTTTGGGCAGCAATGATGCCGGAGGATGTTTGGTTTCTCTAATGGCCACTTTTGCTCATTTTTACGAGGCAGAAAATCTAACTTATAATCTGGTGATTGTTTGTTCGGCCGAAGAAGAAAGTAGTGGTGATAATGGATTAAAGAGCATGTTGTCTGTTATCCCAAAAATTGAAGTCGCTATTGTGGGCGAACCAACGCTGATGAATCTAGCCGTTGCCGAAAAAGGTTTGGTGGTTTTTGACGCGATAGTGAAGGGAACTCCGGGCCACGCGGCGCACCCAAATGATAATAATGCTATTTACAATTGTATCGATGTCTTAAAATGGTTTAAGGATTATAAATTCGAAAAATCTTCGGAAGCTTTGGGTGCGGTTAAAATGACGGTGACCCAAATTGAAGCAGGGAAACAACATAACGCTATACCGGCGGAAGTAAAGTTGGTGGTAGACGTTCGAGTCAATGATTGCTACTCTAATCAGGATATTGTTGATATCCTTCAAAAGGAATCGCCTTGTGACGAGATTATTCCAAGAGGATTAAAGTTGAATTCCTCCTCGATTCCGTTACAGCATCCATTGGTAAAGGCAGGGATAGAAATGGGAAGGAAAACCTATGGATCGCCAACACTTTCTGACCAAGCAGTTCTAAGTTGTCCTTCCTTAAAGTTAGGTCCAGGTGATAGCACTAGGTCTCATTCTGCGGATGAATATATTTACATTGAGGAAATAGAAGAAGGAATTAAGATCTACTTGGAGTTGCTGGATAGAGTATTGAGAAGTTCGTATCAAGTATTTAGTATAAAGTATTAA
- a CDS encoding polyphosphate glucokinase produces the protein MKILGIDIGGSGMKGALIDAVSGEMLTERFRIPTPESRHPGEMAKVFKEIVDHFNYEGPIGCGFPTMVKNGICMETGNLHKEWYHLNITALFSGICGQPVTVVNDADAAGYAAMNYGIGKGTKGFVIMITIGTGLGSGAFYNGELIPNFELGQIPYKKYKKIEDWAAASIKERDGLSFKKWGKRFNKFLSYVEILVSPDLIILGGGTSDDFDCFKKWIKIETPVLPAHLGNHAGIIGAAAAALQRLPEGRKALATAK, from the coding sequence ATGAAAATACTGGGAATTGATATTGGCGGTTCAGGAATGAAAGGCGCACTGATAGATGCCGTTAGTGGCGAAATGTTGACCGAAAGATTTAGAATACCTACCCCAGAATCTAGGCATCCAGGAGAAATGGCCAAAGTATTCAAGGAAATTGTAGACCATTTTAATTATGAAGGACCGATTGGTTGTGGCTTCCCAACCATGGTTAAAAATGGTATTTGTATGGAAACCGGAAACCTTCATAAAGAGTGGTATCACTTAAATATAACCGCTTTATTCTCCGGGATATGCGGTCAACCAGTGACCGTAGTCAACGATGCTGATGCGGCAGGTTACGCAGCCATGAATTATGGTATTGGCAAGGGCACCAAAGGTTTCGTGATTATGATTACTATTGGTACCGGTCTTGGTAGCGGCGCTTTTTATAACGGTGAATTGATTCCGAATTTTGAATTAGGCCAGATACCATATAAAAAGTATAAAAAAATTGAAGATTGGGCTGCAGCTTCCATTAAGGAGCGAGATGGACTGAGCTTTAAAAAATGGGGAAAACGCTTTAACAAATTCTTGAGTTATGTTGAAATTTTGGTCTCACCAGATTTAATTATTCTTGGAGGCGGAACATCTGATGATTTCGATTGTTTCAAAAAATGGATTAAAATTGAAACTCCCGTATTACCTGCCCATTTGGGCAATCACGCAGGAATTATCGGCGCAGCAGCTGCGGCACTTCAACGATTACCAGAAGGCAGGAAAGCTTTAGCGACTGCTAAGTAA